A region from the Vulpes lagopus strain Blue_001 chromosome 5, ASM1834538v1, whole genome shotgun sequence genome encodes:
- the IVL gene encoding involucrin, whose product MSQQHTLPVTLPPALSQEPLKPVSPPIDTQQEQVKQPTSLPVLCQKMPSPLPGKVPLGHGEKHTSLVKGAPEQQCEPQEQEQQQKQQESKEQKLHLEQCLEQHQEQQESQDQKLHLEQCLEQQQEQQESQEKELHLEQEQQEEELQQQKQQQKKEQCEKHQEAKNLEQQLEQIGAQRKQQQKEQLEQEKKLVDQHLDQEPAQRNEQPEKKEEQVLEQQGQQEGQLERPAFVPALGQVQEPLKGEVLPLTEQQHQKQGVHDPPEHQ is encoded by the coding sequence ATGTCCCAGCAACACACTCTGCCAGtgaccctgccccctgccctcagtCAGGAGCCCCTCAAGCCTGTGTCTCCTCCCATCGATACTCAACAAGAGCAGGTGAAACAGCCGACTTCACTACCTGTCTTGTGCCAAAAGATGCCCTCTCCACTACCAGGGAAGGTTCCCTTGGGGCATGGGGAGAAACATACAAGTCTTGTGAAGGGGGCACCCGAGCAACAGTGTGAGCCACAGGAGCAGGAACAGCAGCAGAAACAACAAGAGTCAAAGGAGCAGAAACTGCACCTGGAACAGTGTCTGGAACAGCATCAGGAACAACAAGAGTCACAGGACCAGAAACTGCACCTGGAACAGTGTCTGGAACAGCAGCAGGAGCAACAAGAGTCACAGGAGAAGGAACTTCATCTGGAACAGGaacagcaggaggaggagctaCAGCAGCAGAAACAGCAGCAGAAAAAGGAACAGTGTGAGAAACATCAGGAAGCAAAAAATCTGGAGCAGCAGCTAGAGCAGATAGGAGCACAAAGGAAGCAGCAGCAAAAGGAACAGCTGGAACAGGAAAAGAAGCTTGTGGACCAGCACCTGGATCAAGAGCCAGCACAGAGAAATGAGCAACcggaaaagaaagaagagcaggtgctggagcagcaggggcagcaggaggggcagctggagcggcctgcctttgtcccagctCTGGGTCAGGTCCAAGAGCCCCTGAAGGGAGAAGTCCTGCCCCTCACAGAGCAGCAGCACCAGAAGCAGGGGGTTCATGACCCTCCAGAACACCAGTGA